In the Gymnogyps californianus isolate 813 chromosome 3, ASM1813914v2, whole genome shotgun sequence genome, one interval contains:
- the CHGB gene encoding secretogranin-1 isoform X1 translates to MKEHLAWKISPQFKLNKVSLVLEGVSAVPVEKDHIEEMVTRCIVEVLSNALSKPNAPPINPECKEILKKSGRNDRERSENKQLEVRHLKDPAEIEKHRTGSVEKEQSRAEEESKKYMKGSDEEKLAHEEGKSKEEEDGHHTPSQEEGLHTEEKKHYEEIRREEEKSYHSEEESKESKHHDEEVEHAVLNKKSHSGGTSTEEFPDGNDQHPVGHWHLEEGMQSPYKRIHEGEEGEAEEERSEKYHHESKEREFSHQQENEESDESEETVEEKQPYKPKRYHGKHRMGDSSEEKRGHGGEKEELAEESNTEESRLWDKRNHHQKHHEESEQQREEKSGYHGRHGSEEVEEKRHADQGSEEYRERWQQSEESSEEEKRHRHSEESNEKWREERRHHDGSHEARRHRSEGRMYLGDESEEELDRYLSGGSKEKQHPVGGRYRLWDNEDEGSQKAYARERKGQARRHYSTEDSVEQQRYPGNSEEEEEEVEKKHHSSDQMENEEENTEEGRYSEREEYRSRLPAENEKRTTASYSPFYPLLWWKSQHFEKRDSAGEQLLEGKEEGRPTLNEKSLFPEYNDYDWWEKKQILSALNHGRTEKRNLGKMNRYDMKRQYNKMDQLAQLLNYRKKSAEFPELYNSGEDMKKHHVIRNDRRSLSQRPLTEEEEKELENLAAMDLELQKIAEKFNENRRG, encoded by the exons GTGTCAGTGCAGTTCCAGTGGAAAAAGACCATATTGAAGAAATG gTAACACGGTGCATAGTGGAAGTTCTGTCCAATGCTCTATCTAAGCCAAATGCACCACCAATTAATCCTGAATGCAAAGAAATCCTGAAGAAGA GTGGTAgaaatgacagagagagaagcgAAAACAAACAACTTGAAGTGAGGCATTTGAAAGACCCAGCAGAGATTGAAAAACATCGTACTGGGAGTGTGGAGAAAGAACAAAGTCGGGCAGAAGAGGAATCTAAAAAGTACATGAAAGGAAGTGACGAGGAAAAACTTGCTCATGAGGAAGGTAAAagcaaggaagaggaggatggaCACCACACACCTAGTCAAGAAGAGGGActtcatacagaagaaaagaaacactacGAGGAAAttagaagagaggaggagaagagctaccacagtgaagaagaaagcaaagagagcaaGCATCATGATGAAGAGGTAGAGCATGCTGTTCTCAACAAGAAGTCCCACTCTGGAGGCACGAGCACAGAGGAATTCCCTGATGGGAACGATCAGCACCCCGTGGGCCACTGGCATTTAGAGGAGGGAATGCAGAGCCCTTACAAAAGAATTCATGAAGGTGaagagggagaggcagaggaagaaagaagtgaaaaataccACCATGAGTCTAAGGAACGTGAATTCTCCCATCAGCAAGAGAATGAAGAATCTGATGAAAGTGAAGAAACAGTGGAGGAAAAGCAACCCTACAAACCCAAACGTTATCACGGGAAGCATAGAATGGGTGACTCCTCTGAAGAGAAGAGGGGCCATGGTGGTGAGAAAGAGGAACTAGCTGAGGAATCAAACACAGAGGAGTCCCGTCTCTGGGACAAAAGGAACCACCATCAGAAACATCATGAAGAATCTGAGCAGCAGCGTGAGGAGAAGAGTGGTTATCATGGGAGGCATGGGTCTGAAgaggtggaggagaagaggCATGCAGACCAGGGAAgtgaggaatacagagaaaggTGGCAGCAGAGTGAAGAGagcagtgaagaagaaaagaggcatCGCCACAGTGAAGAAAGTAATGAGAAATGGCGTGAGGAGAGGAGACACCATGATGGATCACATGAGGCGAGGAGGCACCGTTCTGAGGGAAGGATGTATCTTGGAGATGAAAGTGAGGAAGAGCTGGACAGGTATCTCAGCGGTGGCagcaaggagaagcagcatccTGTGGGAGGGAGATACCGCTTGTGGGACAATGAAGATGAAGGGTCACAGAAAGCATACGCTCGAGAGCGCAAAGGGCAGGCCAGAAGACACTACAGCACTGAGGACAGTGTAGAGCAGCAGCGCTACCCTGGCaacagtgaggaggaggaggaggaagtagAAAAGAAGCATCACAGCAGTGATCAGatggaaaatgaagaggagaaTACGGAGGAGGGAAGATACTCAGAGAGGGAAGAGTACAGAAGCCGTCTCCCTGCAGAGAATGAGAAGAGAACCACGGCATCCTACAGCCCTTTCTACCCACTGCTGTGGTGGAAAAGCCAGCACTTTGAGAAAAGGGACAGTGCAGGAGAGCAGCTTCTGGAGGGCAAAGAGGAAGGCAGGCCCACCCTGAACGAGAAGAGTCTTTTCCCTGAATATAATGACTATGACTggtgggagaaaaagcaaatcctAAGTGCTCTGAACCACGGACGCACCGAGAAGAGGAATCTTGGCAAAATGAACAGATACGATATGAAACGGCAATACAACAAGATGGATCAACTCGCACAACTTCTGAATTACAGGAAGAAATCGGCTGAATTCCCAGAGTTGTACAATTCTggagaagacatgaaaaaacATCACGTAA
- the CHGB gene encoding secretogranin-1 isoform X2: MGPLALLGLLGAAALAGVSAVPVEKDHIEEMVTRCIVEVLSNALSKPNAPPINPECKEILKKSGRNDRERSENKQLEVRHLKDPAEIEKHRTGSVEKEQSRAEEESKKYMKGSDEEKLAHEEGKSKEEEDGHHTPSQEEGLHTEEKKHYEEIRREEEKSYHSEEESKESKHHDEEVEHAVLNKKSHSGGTSTEEFPDGNDQHPVGHWHLEEGMQSPYKRIHEGEEGEAEEERSEKYHHESKEREFSHQQENEESDESEETVEEKQPYKPKRYHGKHRMGDSSEEKRGHGGEKEELAEESNTEESRLWDKRNHHQKHHEESEQQREEKSGYHGRHGSEEVEEKRHADQGSEEYRERWQQSEESSEEEKRHRHSEESNEKWREERRHHDGSHEARRHRSEGRMYLGDESEEELDRYLSGGSKEKQHPVGGRYRLWDNEDEGSQKAYARERKGQARRHYSTEDSVEQQRYPGNSEEEEEEVEKKHHSSDQMENEEENTEEGRYSEREEYRSRLPAENEKRTTASYSPFYPLLWWKSQHFEKRDSAGEQLLEGKEEGRPTLNEKSLFPEYNDYDWWEKKQILSALNHGRTEKRNLGKMNRYDMKRQYNKMDQLAQLLNYRKKSAEFPELYNSGEDMKKHHVIRNDRRSLSQRPLTEEEEKELENLAAMDLELQKIAEKFNENRRG; the protein is encoded by the exons GTGTCAGTGCAGTTCCAGTGGAAAAAGACCATATTGAAGAAATG gTAACACGGTGCATAGTGGAAGTTCTGTCCAATGCTCTATCTAAGCCAAATGCACCACCAATTAATCCTGAATGCAAAGAAATCCTGAAGAAGA GTGGTAgaaatgacagagagagaagcgAAAACAAACAACTTGAAGTGAGGCATTTGAAAGACCCAGCAGAGATTGAAAAACATCGTACTGGGAGTGTGGAGAAAGAACAAAGTCGGGCAGAAGAGGAATCTAAAAAGTACATGAAAGGAAGTGACGAGGAAAAACTTGCTCATGAGGAAGGTAAAagcaaggaagaggaggatggaCACCACACACCTAGTCAAGAAGAGGGActtcatacagaagaaaagaaacactacGAGGAAAttagaagagaggaggagaagagctaccacagtgaagaagaaagcaaagagagcaaGCATCATGATGAAGAGGTAGAGCATGCTGTTCTCAACAAGAAGTCCCACTCTGGAGGCACGAGCACAGAGGAATTCCCTGATGGGAACGATCAGCACCCCGTGGGCCACTGGCATTTAGAGGAGGGAATGCAGAGCCCTTACAAAAGAATTCATGAAGGTGaagagggagaggcagaggaagaaagaagtgaaaaataccACCATGAGTCTAAGGAACGTGAATTCTCCCATCAGCAAGAGAATGAAGAATCTGATGAAAGTGAAGAAACAGTGGAGGAAAAGCAACCCTACAAACCCAAACGTTATCACGGGAAGCATAGAATGGGTGACTCCTCTGAAGAGAAGAGGGGCCATGGTGGTGAGAAAGAGGAACTAGCTGAGGAATCAAACACAGAGGAGTCCCGTCTCTGGGACAAAAGGAACCACCATCAGAAACATCATGAAGAATCTGAGCAGCAGCGTGAGGAGAAGAGTGGTTATCATGGGAGGCATGGGTCTGAAgaggtggaggagaagaggCATGCAGACCAGGGAAgtgaggaatacagagaaaggTGGCAGCAGAGTGAAGAGagcagtgaagaagaaaagaggcatCGCCACAGTGAAGAAAGTAATGAGAAATGGCGTGAGGAGAGGAGACACCATGATGGATCACATGAGGCGAGGAGGCACCGTTCTGAGGGAAGGATGTATCTTGGAGATGAAAGTGAGGAAGAGCTGGACAGGTATCTCAGCGGTGGCagcaaggagaagcagcatccTGTGGGAGGGAGATACCGCTTGTGGGACAATGAAGATGAAGGGTCACAGAAAGCATACGCTCGAGAGCGCAAAGGGCAGGCCAGAAGACACTACAGCACTGAGGACAGTGTAGAGCAGCAGCGCTACCCTGGCaacagtgaggaggaggaggaggaagtagAAAAGAAGCATCACAGCAGTGATCAGatggaaaatgaagaggagaaTACGGAGGAGGGAAGATACTCAGAGAGGGAAGAGTACAGAAGCCGTCTCCCTGCAGAGAATGAGAAGAGAACCACGGCATCCTACAGCCCTTTCTACCCACTGCTGTGGTGGAAAAGCCAGCACTTTGAGAAAAGGGACAGTGCAGGAGAGCAGCTTCTGGAGGGCAAAGAGGAAGGCAGGCCCACCCTGAACGAGAAGAGTCTTTTCCCTGAATATAATGACTATGACTggtgggagaaaaagcaaatcctAAGTGCTCTGAACCACGGACGCACCGAGAAGAGGAATCTTGGCAAAATGAACAGATACGATATGAAACGGCAATACAACAAGATGGATCAACTCGCACAACTTCTGAATTACAGGAAGAAATCGGCTGAATTCCCAGAGTTGTACAATTCTggagaagacatgaaaaaacATCACGTAA